From the Gemmatimonadales bacterium genome, one window contains:
- a CDS encoding tetratricopeptide repeat protein gives MDARTSHLVARAKERFDAGDAYGTIHLLSEALESGQAFADAHNLLGLAYSAVGRREDAVAEFDQALQLNPRYVDAHLNRAVLLNELGRYEDAVAAFAAAQGLGAVDHTGFAAPVASQLANLHAELGEAYVEAGGLVQAIDQYERAARLRPEYVDLRYRLARLRLEAGEADQARHELEGILELRPTFFDARAALGMACHLLGDTPGARRAWERCRVERPDEPRIGAYLALLERVEGRPAGAGA, from the coding sequence ATGGACGCACGCACTAGCCACCTGGTGGCCCGGGCGAAGGAGCGGTTCGACGCGGGCGACGCGTACGGCACCATCCACCTGCTCTCGGAGGCGCTGGAGTCCGGGCAGGCCTTCGCCGACGCGCACAACCTGCTCGGGCTGGCGTACTCGGCCGTGGGCCGGCGCGAGGACGCGGTGGCGGAGTTCGACCAGGCGCTGCAGCTGAACCCCCGCTACGTGGACGCCCACCTCAACCGCGCCGTGCTGCTCAACGAGCTGGGCCGGTACGAGGACGCCGTGGCGGCGTTCGCGGCCGCCCAGGGGCTGGGCGCGGTGGACCACACCGGCTTCGCGGCGCCGGTCGCCTCGCAGCTGGCCAACCTGCACGCCGAGCTGGGCGAGGCGTACGTCGAGGCCGGCGGTCTCGTGCAGGCCATCGACCAGTACGAGCGTGCGGCCCGGCTGCGGCCGGAGTACGTGGACCTGCGCTATCGCCTGGCCCGGCTGCGGCTGGAGGCGGGCGAAGCGGACCAGGCGCGGCACGAGCTGGAGGGGATCCTGGAGCTGCGCCCGACCTTCTTCGACGCGCGCGCGGCCCTCGGGATGGCCTGCCACCTGCTGGGGGACACCCCCGGCGCCCGCCGCGCGTGGGAGCGGTGCCGCGTCGAGCGGCCCGACGAGCCCCGCATCGGCGCGTACCTCGCGCTGCTCGAGCGCGTGGAAGGCCGGCCGGCGGGGGCCGGCGCCTGA
- the bamD gene encoding outer membrane protein assembly factor BamD has product MTAAARTAAVALLVAGVGACHHFDPRAYPEPLDLMRASLHELRAGRYDKAQSGFQALTFNVSSHDTLYPVARFYLAESYFGQEDYVTAAREFRRVSDESPTFRLAPDALLRAGDAYAAQWPNTALDPSNGQTALATYQELQSRFPDSPAARVAGVRIRALNERFAVKELENALFYFQRGAYDSAILYFKDLIATYPSSSLVPETYVYLVRSYQAIGWKDELGAFCDQLRAYYAPFYRQRADVRELCGDRAAGR; this is encoded by the coding sequence GTGACGGCGGCGGCGCGTACGGCGGCCGTGGCCCTGCTGGTGGCGGGGGTGGGGGCGTGTCACCACTTCGATCCGCGCGCGTATCCCGAGCCCCTGGACCTGATGCGGGCGTCGCTGCACGAGCTGCGGGCGGGGCGGTACGACAAGGCGCAGAGCGGCTTCCAGGCGCTCACGTTCAACGTCAGCTCGCACGACACGCTCTACCCCGTGGCGCGCTTCTACCTGGCGGAGTCGTACTTCGGCCAGGAGGACTACGTGACCGCGGCGCGGGAGTTCCGCCGCGTGTCGGACGAGAGCCCGACCTTCCGCCTCGCGCCGGACGCGCTGCTGCGGGCGGGCGACGCGTACGCCGCCCAGTGGCCCAACACGGCCCTCGATCCCTCGAACGGCCAGACCGCGCTGGCCACGTACCAGGAGCTGCAGAGCCGGTTTCCGGACTCGCCGGCGGCACGGGTGGCGGGGGTGCGGATCCGGGCCCTGAACGAGCGGTTCGCCGTCAAGGAGCTGGAGAACGCGCTGTTCTACTTCCAGCGCGGCGCGTACGACTCGGCGATCCTGTACTTCAAGGACCTGATCGCCACCTATCCGTCGTCGTCGCTGGTGCCCGAGACGTACGTGTACCTGGTGCGGTCGTACCAGGCCATCGGCTGGAAGGACGAGCTGGGGGCGTTCTGCGACCAGCTGCGGGCCTACTACGCCCCGTTCTACCGGCAGCGCGCCGACGTCCGGGAGCTGTGTGGCGACCGGGCTGCTGGGCGGTAG
- the nadD gene encoding nicotinate-nucleotide adenylyltransferase: MATGLLGGSFDPVHLGHLIAADRAAEALGLARVLFVPCRRQPLKAEGPVAGAAHRRAMIELAIAGHPVFALEPLELDRAGEGPSYTVDTLRELKRRWPGERLVLLLGADAAADLGRWRAVEEVARLAEVAALTRPGAPEAASGLVRHVVATPAIEISARDIRARCLAGKSIRYLVPDAVADYIAKEHLYR, encoded by the coding sequence GTGGCGACCGGGCTGCTGGGCGGTAGCTTCGATCCGGTCCACCTCGGGCACCTCATCGCCGCCGACCGTGCGGCGGAGGCGCTGGGCCTGGCACGGGTGCTGTTCGTGCCGTGCCGGCGCCAGCCGCTGAAGGCCGAGGGCCCGGTGGCCGGCGCGGCGCACCGCCGCGCGATGATCGAGCTGGCGATCGCGGGCCACCCCGTCTTCGCGCTCGAGCCATTGGAGCTGGACCGCGCGGGCGAGGGGCCCTCGTACACCGTGGACACGCTGCGCGAGCTGAAGCGGCGCTGGCCCGGCGAGCGGCTGGTGCTGCTGCTCGGGGCCGATGCGGCCGCGGACCTCGGGCGGTGGCGGGCCGTCGAGGAGGTGGCCCGGCTCGCGGAGGTGGCCGCCCTGACGCGCCCCGGCGCGCCGGAGGCGGCGAGCGGCCTGGTGCGGCACGTGGTGGCGACGCCGGCGATCGAGATCTCGGCGCGCGACATCCGGGCCCGCTGCCTCGCGGGGAAGAGCATCCGCTACCTGGTTCCGGATGCCGTGGCCGACTACATCGCGAAGGAACACCTGTACCGATGA
- the secA gene encoding preprotein translocase subunit SecA yields MPLPTVVTKILGTRFTRELKHIRPLVDAVHQHEETLRGMSEAELRGQTARFRARIAERTGTLKDEVERLKQEKHGCADPDERDRIDRRLLEHERELADATADVLDELLPEAFATVREACRRLLGTKVMVTGRELIWDMVPYDVQLIGGICLHRGKIAEMATGEGKTLVAVLALYLNALPGNGSHLVTVNNYLARRDSQWMGHVYTWLGLTVGCIDDTEPGSPERRAAYGCDITYGTNNEFGFDYLRDNMVFSLEQRVQRAHTYAIIDEVDSILIDEARTPLIISGPVGNETDTKYADHNQAVVGLVRRQSEVANNLIADAEKLWPTDEYASAVKAYQVQLGMPKHKRLLKYLQEQGAKKLVQKVELDYIADRKLPAKQQKLRDLEEELYFVLDEKGHSVHLTDQGVELLSPRDPALFIVPDLSEEVLKIDRDEQLSAHEKLERRAQLESDYAAKSEKLNIIHQLLRAHALYEKDVEYVVQDGQIFIVDEFTGRILPGRRWSDGLHQAVEAKEGVQVKGETQTLATITIQNYFRMYAKLAGMTGTAETEEEEFFKIYGLEVMVIPTNRPVRRIDNHDRIYRTRREKYNAISDEVQRQHGRGLPVLVGTVSVEVSETLSRMLKRRGLKHEVLNAKYHQREAEIVAQAGQPGAITIATNMAGRGTDIKLGPGVTKCKVCGIKARQAPFGQAIDQPDLAWEEIQKLGCMTDPPCGLQIIGTERHESRRIDRQLRGRSGRQGDPGGSSFFLSLEDDLMRLFGSDRIGSLMDRMGAEEGEVITHPLVTRSIEGAQKRIELQNFQARKRLLEYDDVMNQQREVIYSLRLFALEGGEEAKAEAIRMVDGALERPIDEAIGGGKHPELWDLATLQEALQMRFLLTAPELSKRGVASRAELFELVKRNAREAFDRKVKALDTYGGQYGVPKLAEQVLSQVMLRSIDEKWKDHLYDLDQLRNAITYRAWGQKDPLIEYKQEAFGMFVDLMADLRATFSEQFFKVQVTAGPPAAPPPPPPRTFTGPALRGPGEPTGRPRSVGADLVEEDALAAPEPAAARAGNVLVGGNRFGGPSPAGLPVGWEKTGRNDPCPCGSGRKFKKCHGAAL; encoded by the coding sequence ATGCCGCTGCCGACCGTCGTCACGAAGATCCTGGGCACGCGCTTCACGCGCGAGCTGAAGCACATCCGGCCGCTGGTGGACGCCGTCCACCAGCACGAGGAGACGCTGCGGGGAATGTCCGAGGCCGAGCTGCGCGGCCAGACGGCCCGGTTCCGCGCGCGCATCGCCGAACGGACCGGGACGCTCAAGGACGAGGTGGAGCGGCTGAAGCAGGAGAAGCACGGGTGCGCGGATCCGGACGAGCGGGACCGGATCGACCGGCGGCTGCTGGAGCACGAGCGGGAGCTGGCCGACGCCACGGCCGACGTGCTCGACGAGCTGCTCCCCGAGGCGTTCGCGACGGTCCGCGAGGCGTGCCGGCGGCTGCTGGGCACCAAGGTGATGGTCACCGGGCGCGAGCTGATCTGGGACATGGTGCCCTACGACGTGCAGCTCATCGGGGGCATCTGCCTGCACCGGGGCAAGATCGCGGAGATGGCGACCGGCGAGGGCAAGACGCTGGTGGCGGTGCTCGCGCTCTACCTGAACGCGCTCCCGGGCAACGGATCGCACCTGGTGACGGTGAACAACTACCTGGCCCGGCGCGACTCCCAGTGGATGGGGCACGTCTACACCTGGCTCGGCCTCACCGTGGGCTGCATCGACGACACCGAGCCCGGCTCGCCCGAGCGGCGCGCGGCGTACGGGTGCGACATCACCTACGGCACCAACAACGAGTTCGGCTTCGACTACCTGCGCGACAACATGGTGTTCTCGCTGGAGCAGCGCGTCCAGCGGGCCCACACCTACGCGATCATCGACGAGGTGGACTCGATCCTCATCGACGAGGCGCGCACCCCGCTGATCATCTCGGGGCCGGTCGGCAACGAGACCGACACCAAGTACGCCGACCACAACCAGGCGGTGGTCGGCCTGGTGCGCCGCCAGAGCGAGGTCGCCAACAACCTCATCGCGGACGCCGAGAAGCTGTGGCCCACCGACGAGTACGCCAGTGCGGTGAAGGCCTACCAGGTCCAGCTCGGGATGCCCAAGCACAAGCGGCTGCTCAAGTACCTGCAGGAGCAGGGCGCCAAGAAGCTGGTGCAGAAGGTCGAGCTCGACTACATCGCCGACCGCAAGCTGCCCGCCAAGCAGCAGAAGCTCCGCGACCTCGAGGAGGAGCTGTACTTCGTCCTCGACGAGAAGGGGCACTCGGTCCACCTCACCGACCAGGGCGTCGAGCTGCTCTCGCCCCGGGACCCGGCACTGTTCATCGTGCCGGACCTGTCGGAGGAGGTGCTGAAGATCGACCGCGACGAGCAGCTCTCCGCCCACGAGAAGCTGGAGCGGCGGGCGCAGCTCGAGTCCGACTACGCCGCCAAGAGCGAGAAGCTGAACATCATCCACCAGCTGCTCCGGGCGCACGCGCTGTACGAGAAGGACGTCGAGTACGTGGTGCAGGACGGCCAGATCTTCATCGTGGACGAGTTCACCGGCCGCATCCTGCCCGGCCGCCGCTGGTCCGACGGGCTGCACCAGGCGGTGGAGGCGAAGGAAGGCGTGCAGGTCAAGGGCGAGACCCAGACGCTCGCCACCATCACCATCCAGAACTACTTCCGGATGTACGCCAAGCTGGCCGGGATGACCGGCACGGCGGAGACCGAGGAAGAGGAGTTCTTCAAGATCTACGGCCTGGAGGTGATGGTCATCCCCACCAACCGGCCGGTGCGCCGCATCGACAACCACGACCGGATCTACCGCACCCGGCGCGAGAAGTACAACGCGATCAGCGACGAGGTGCAGCGCCAGCACGGGCGCGGCCTGCCGGTGCTGGTCGGCACCGTGAGCGTCGAGGTGTCGGAGACGCTGTCGCGGATGCTGAAGCGCCGCGGCCTGAAGCACGAGGTGCTGAACGCCAAGTACCACCAGCGCGAGGCGGAGATCGTGGCGCAGGCCGGTCAGCCGGGCGCGATCACGATCGCGACCAACATGGCCGGCCGCGGCACCGACATCAAGCTCGGCCCGGGCGTCACCAAGTGCAAAGTGTGCGGGATCAAGGCCCGCCAGGCGCCGTTCGGCCAGGCCATCGACCAGCCCGACCTCGCGTGGGAGGAGATCCAGAAGCTCGGCTGCATGACCGACCCGCCGTGCGGCCTCCAGATCATCGGCACCGAGCGCCACGAGTCCCGCCGCATCGACCGCCAGCTGCGGGGCCGGTCGGGCCGCCAGGGCGACCCGGGCGGCTCGAGCTTCTTCCTCTCGCTCGAGGACGACCTGATGCGGCTGTTCGGGTCGGACCGCATCGGCTCGCTCATGGACCGGATGGGCGCCGAAGAGGGCGAGGTGATCACCCACCCGCTGGTGACCCGGTCCATCGAGGGCGCCCAGAAGCGGATCGAGCTGCAGAACTTCCAGGCCCGCAAGCGCCTGCTCGAGTACGACGACGTGATGAACCAGCAGCGCGAGGTGATCTACTCGCTGCGGCTGTTCGCGCTCGAGGGCGGCGAAGAGGCCAAGGCCGAGGCCATCCGCATGGTGGACGGCGCGCTCGAGCGCCCCATCGACGAGGCCATCGGCGGCGGCAAGCACCCCGAGCTGTGGGACCTGGCCACCCTGCAGGAGGCGCTGCAGATGCGGTTCCTCCTGACGGCGCCGGAGCTGTCGAAACGGGGCGTCGCCAGCCGCGCCGAGCTGTTCGAGCTGGTGAAGCGGAACGCCCGCGAGGCGTTCGACCGCAAGGTGAAGGCGCTCGACACCTACGGCGGGCAGTACGGGGTGCCCAAGCTGGCCGAGCAGGTCCTCAGCCAGGTGATGCTCCGCAGCATCGACGAGAAGTGGAAGGACCACCTCTACGACCTGGACCAGCTCCGCAACGCGATCACCTATCGCGCCTGGGGACAGAAGGACCCGCTGATCGAGTACAAGCAGGAAGCCTTCGGCATGTTCGTGGACCTGATGGCGGACCTGCGGGCCACGTTCAGCGAGCAGTTCTTCAAGGTCCAGGTCACGGCCGGACCGCCGGCGGCTCCGCCCCCGCCCCCGCCGCGCACCTTCACCGGACCCGCGCTGCGCGGTCCCGGCGAGCCCACCGGCCGGCCGAGGAGCGTCGGCGCCGACCTGGTCGAGGAGGACGCCCTGGCGGCGCCCGAGCCGGCCGCCGCCCGCGCGGGCAACGTCCTGGTGGGCGGCAACCGCTTCGGCGGGCCCTCCCCGGCGGGGCTGCCCGTCGGCTGGGAGAAGACCGGCCGCAACGACCCGTGCCCGTGCGGCTCGGGCAGGAAGTTCAAGAAGTGCCACGGGGCGGCATTGTAG
- the radC gene encoding DNA repair protein RadC — MPVRISETRVQDRPRERLLRLGAAALTTAELLAILIGTGRSGASAPQVAAALLAQGGPDLPRLARRTAAELASVAGIGAAKAARVVAALELGRRLLEDGRPDRPRIRSPADVYRWFAPRLADLAAEEFHVLALDSQSGVLRDLLVTRGILNSSLVHPREVFRGAIAEAAAGIIVVHNHPSGDPTPSADDRAVTRQLVEAGRVLDLPVYDHVVVGANRYVSFAEAGLL; from the coding sequence GTGCCGGTTCGGATTTCCGAGACTCGGGTGCAGGACCGTCCGCGGGAGCGGCTGCTCCGGCTGGGCGCGGCCGCGTTGACGACGGCGGAACTCCTGGCGATTCTCATCGGTACAGGCCGGAGTGGCGCCTCGGCGCCGCAGGTCGCCGCGGCCCTGCTGGCGCAGGGCGGACCGGACCTGCCGCGCCTGGCACGCCGCACGGCGGCCGAGCTGGCGTCGGTCGCCGGGATCGGCGCCGCCAAGGCGGCGCGCGTCGTGGCCGCGCTCGAGCTGGGCCGGCGGCTGCTCGAGGACGGGCGCCCCGACCGGCCCCGGATCCGCTCTCCGGCCGACGTGTACCGCTGGTTCGCGCCGCGCCTCGCCGATCTGGCGGCGGAGGAGTTCCACGTGCTCGCACTCGACAGCCAGAGCGGCGTGCTGCGCGACCTGCTCGTCACCAGGGGGATCTTGAACTCGTCGCTCGTGCACCCGCGTGAGGTGTTTCGCGGCGCCATCGCCGAAGCCGCGGCGGGGATCATCGTGGTCCACAACCACCCCTCGGGCGACCCGACCCCGTCGGCCGACGACCGCGCCGTGACGCGGCAGCTGGTCGAGGCCGGCCGGGTGCTCGACCTGCCGGTGTACGACCACGTCGTCGTGGGCGCCAACCGCTACGTGAGCTTCGCCGAGGCGGGGCTGCTGTGA
- a CDS encoding bifunctional (p)ppGpp synthetase/guanosine-3',5'-bis(diphosphate) 3'-pyrophosphohydrolase — MTVLPVPAIPGLTDALEAYADRLDLDLLDRAYRFSASAHRGQKRWSGEDAVTHGIAVARILIEAHMDSTSAACGLLHDVIEDSEVTVPDLEREFGAEVAAIVDGLTKISSLTFRSTAEEQAENYRKLLLSVARDARVVIVKLADRLHNMRTLEHLPEEKQRRIAQETREIYAPLAHRFGMAGIKAELEDLAFRFLEPQEYDALGRKVAAQQAEREDLIERMREPLRRELERTGITGVEVTGRPKNLWSIYRKILRRDLPYEEIYDLMAIRVLVNTVPDCYHALGVIHSRWTPLQERIKDYIAQPKSNGYQSLHTTVFGPSGQLYEVQIRTREMHHTAEYGIAAHWLYKEGRSPDDLDRHLTWFRQLLDHQQEALTADEFIEFLRIDLYADEIFVFTPQGDVKQLPKGATPIDFAFAVHTEVGYHCQGAKINGRIAPLHRALKNGDTIEILTSASARPSRDWMAHVHTGRARTKLRQWVKQEEQDSSLALGEEMLDRELKRRHLPRPDADALQRAAEALSLPDEAHLKEALGRGDCSVVQLLRALHPELAEEEAPPPKPGTLGRLVQRIRVGKGVRIQGVDGLMVRYSQCCQPVPGDPVTGYVTRGRGISIHRVDCPNLLALDNEPERRMDLDWREVEGEVFAVRLDLVGEDRRGLYGDICTAIAQAATNIRSCELVSGELGMTGQVIVEVENLSHLNKVIKAVRKVKGVSDVRRRERLIA; from the coding sequence GTGACCGTCCTGCCGGTCCCGGCCATCCCGGGCCTCACCGACGCGCTCGAGGCGTACGCCGACCGGCTCGACCTGGACCTGCTGGATCGGGCCTACCGGTTCAGCGCCTCCGCGCACCGCGGGCAGAAGCGCTGGTCGGGCGAGGACGCGGTCACGCACGGCATCGCGGTCGCGCGCATCCTCATCGAGGCGCACATGGACTCGACGTCGGCGGCGTGCGGGCTGCTGCACGACGTCATCGAGGACAGCGAGGTCACGGTCCCCGACCTCGAGCGGGAGTTCGGTGCCGAGGTCGCCGCCATCGTCGACGGGCTGACCAAGATCTCCAGCCTCACCTTCCGGTCCACGGCCGAGGAGCAGGCGGAGAACTACCGCAAGCTGCTGCTCTCGGTGGCCCGGGACGCGCGGGTCGTGATCGTGAAGCTGGCCGACCGGCTGCACAACATGCGCACGCTGGAGCACCTGCCCGAGGAGAAGCAGCGGCGCATCGCCCAGGAGACGCGCGAAATCTACGCCCCCCTGGCGCACCGCTTCGGAATGGCGGGCATCAAGGCGGAGCTGGAGGACCTGGCGTTCCGGTTCCTCGAGCCGCAGGAGTACGACGCGCTGGGCCGCAAGGTCGCCGCGCAGCAGGCCGAGCGCGAGGACCTGATCGAGCGGATGCGGGAGCCGCTCCGCCGCGAGCTGGAGCGGACCGGCATCACGGGCGTCGAGGTGACGGGGCGGCCCAAGAACCTCTGGTCGATCTACCGCAAGATCCTGCGCCGCGACCTGCCCTACGAGGAGATCTACGACCTGATGGCGATCCGGGTGCTGGTCAACACGGTGCCCGACTGCTACCACGCCCTGGGGGTGATCCACTCGCGCTGGACGCCGCTGCAGGAGCGGATCAAGGACTACATCGCCCAGCCGAAGTCGAACGGCTACCAGTCGCTCCACACCACCGTGTTCGGACCGAGCGGCCAGCTGTACGAGGTCCAGATCCGCACCCGCGAGATGCACCACACCGCCGAGTACGGCATCGCGGCGCACTGGCTCTACAAGGAAGGGCGCTCGCCGGACGACCTCGACCGCCACCTCACCTGGTTCCGCCAGCTGCTGGACCACCAGCAGGAGGCGCTGACGGCGGACGAGTTCATCGAGTTCCTGCGCATCGACCTGTACGCGGACGAGATCTTCGTCTTCACGCCGCAGGGCGACGTCAAGCAGCTGCCCAAGGGCGCCACGCCCATCGACTTCGCCTTCGCGGTCCACACCGAGGTGGGGTACCACTGCCAGGGCGCCAAGATCAACGGCCGCATTGCGCCGCTCCACCGCGCCCTCAAGAACGGCGACACGATCGAGATCCTGACGTCCGCGTCGGCGCGCCCCTCCCGCGACTGGATGGCGCACGTGCACACCGGGCGCGCGCGGACCAAGCTGCGCCAGTGGGTCAAGCAGGAGGAGCAGGACAGCTCGCTCGCCCTGGGCGAGGAGATGCTGGACCGCGAGCTCAAGCGCCGCCACCTCCCGCGGCCCGACGCCGACGCGCTCCAGCGGGCGGCGGAGGCGCTGTCGCTCCCCGACGAGGCGCATCTCAAGGAAGCCCTGGGCCGGGGCGACTGCTCGGTGGTGCAGCTGCTGCGGGCGCTCCATCCCGAGCTGGCCGAAGAGGAGGCGCCGCCCCCCAAGCCCGGCACCCTGGGCCGCCTGGTGCAGCGCATCCGGGTGGGCAAGGGGGTCCGCATCCAGGGGGTGGACGGCCTGATGGTGCGCTACTCCCAGTGCTGCCAGCCGGTGCCCGGGGACCCGGTCACGGGCTACGTCACCCGCGGCCGCGGGATCTCGATCCACCGCGTGGACTGCCCCAACCTGCTCGCGCTGGACAACGAGCCGGAGCGGCGGATGGACCTGGACTGGCGCGAGGTCGAGGGCGAGGTGTTCGCGGTCCGCCTCGACCTCGTGGGCGAGGACCGCCGCGGGCTGTACGGCGACATCTGCACCGCGATCGCGCAGGCCGCGACCAACATCCGCAGCTGCGAGCTGGTGAGCGGCGAGCTCGGCATGACCGGCCAGGTGATCGTGGAAGTCGAGAACCTCTCCCACCTCAACAAGGTCATCAAGGCCGTCCGGAAGGTGAAAGGCGTGAGCGACGTCAGGCGCCGCGAGCGCCTGATCGCGTGA
- the uvrB gene encoding excinuclease ABC subunit UvrB yields the protein MTAPDGGRRAQDSSEAPPARSGPGTSTTAFTLEAPFQPAGDQPQAIEALVRAFTSGERYQVLLGVTGSGKTMTMANVVQRLGVPALVLSHNKTLGAQLYGELKSFFPSDAVEYFISYYDYYQPEAYVPQTDTYIEKDASINQDIERLRLRATSSLVERDDVVAVATVSAIYGLGDPVEYKEQMLRLARGDLVGRRAILERLVAIQYQRNDVAFEPGNFRVRGDVIEIFPAYEEQAVRVELAGDLIERIVKVNPLTGKTVAELARCAIYPATHFVTDRRNLERAVGLIREELAERLDVLKSAGKLLEAQRLESRTRFDVEMMLEVGTCHGIENYSRHISGRAAGERPACLMDFFPKDFLVIVDESHVTVPQVGAMYAGDRSRKETLVEYGFRLPSALDNRPLRYDEFLALAPRVLFLSATPGPEELRLSGGAVVEQLVRPTGLIDPEVEIRKVAGQVDDLLKEIRLRERRGERVLVTTLTKRMAEDLTDYLAQVGVRVRYMHSDIDAIERMDIVRGLRLGEFDVLVGINLLREGLDLPEVSLVAILDADQEGFLRSRTSLIQTVGRAARHLAGRAIMYADRTTDSMREALEEMQRRRTVQERYNREHGITPRSIVKSVDEIRFTTRVADAREDPLPRTEALSLAGKAAADWTALDAAQRGELLKRLEDEMRRAADDLDFELAAQIRDQILDLKSSSQTAGRQGGREGESAGGGGAGASGGRRRGRGRPARR from the coding sequence GTGACGGCGCCGGACGGGGGACGACGCGCGCAGGACTCCTCCGAGGCGCCGCCCGCACGATCCGGCCCTGGTACGAGTACCACCGCGTTCACCCTCGAGGCGCCGTTCCAGCCCGCGGGCGACCAGCCCCAGGCCATCGAGGCCCTGGTGCGGGCCTTCACCTCGGGCGAGCGCTACCAGGTGCTGCTCGGCGTCACCGGCTCCGGCAAGACGATGACGATGGCGAACGTCGTCCAGCGGCTCGGCGTGCCGGCGCTGGTGCTGTCGCACAACAAGACGCTCGGGGCGCAGCTCTACGGCGAGCTGAAGTCCTTCTTCCCCTCCGACGCGGTCGAGTACTTCATCTCGTACTACGACTACTACCAGCCCGAGGCGTACGTGCCGCAGACCGACACGTACATCGAGAAGGACGCCTCCATCAACCAGGACATCGAGCGGCTGCGCCTGCGGGCCACCTCGAGCCTGGTGGAGCGCGACGACGTGGTGGCGGTGGCCACCGTGTCCGCCATCTACGGCCTGGGCGATCCGGTCGAGTACAAGGAGCAGATGCTGCGCCTGGCGCGCGGCGACCTGGTGGGCCGGCGCGCCATCCTCGAGCGGCTGGTCGCGATCCAGTACCAGCGCAACGACGTCGCCTTCGAGCCCGGCAACTTCCGGGTGCGCGGCGACGTGATCGAGATCTTTCCCGCCTACGAGGAGCAGGCGGTCCGGGTCGAGCTGGCCGGCGACCTGATCGAGCGCATCGTCAAGGTGAACCCCCTCACCGGCAAGACCGTGGCGGAGCTGGCGCGCTGCGCGATCTACCCGGCGACGCACTTCGTGACCGACCGCCGGAACCTCGAGCGGGCGGTGGGCCTGATCCGCGAGGAGCTCGCCGAGCGGCTGGACGTGCTCAAGTCGGCCGGCAAGCTGCTCGAGGCGCAGCGGCTGGAGTCGCGCACCCGGTTCGACGTCGAGATGATGCTCGAGGTGGGCACCTGCCACGGCATCGAGAACTACAGCCGCCACATCTCGGGGCGCGCGGCCGGGGAGCGGCCCGCGTGCCTGATGGATTTCTTCCCGAAGGACTTCCTGGTCATCGTGGACGAATCGCACGTCACCGTCCCGCAGGTCGGCGCGATGTACGCGGGCGACCGCTCGCGCAAGGAGACCCTGGTCGAGTACGGCTTCCGCCTGCCGAGCGCACTCGACAACCGGCCGCTCCGCTACGACGAGTTCCTCGCCCTCGCGCCGCGCGTGCTGTTCCTGTCGGCCACCCCGGGGCCGGAGGAGCTGCGGCTCAGCGGCGGCGCGGTGGTCGAGCAGCTGGTGCGGCCCACCGGCCTGATCGACCCGGAGGTCGAGATCCGCAAGGTGGCGGGGCAGGTGGACGACCTGCTCAAGGAGATCCGGCTCCGGGAGCGGCGCGGCGAGCGGGTGCTGGTCACCACGCTCACCAAGCGCATGGCCGAGGACCTCACCGACTACCTCGCGCAGGTCGGCGTCCGGGTGCGCTACATGCACTCCGACATCGACGCCATCGAGCGGATGGACATCGTGCGCGGGCTCCGGCTCGGCGAGTTCGACGTGCTGGTGGGCATCAACCTGCTGCGCGAGGGGCTCGACCTGCCGGAGGTCTCGCTGGTGGCGATCCTCGACGCCGACCAGGAGGGCTTCCTGCGCTCGCGCACCTCGCTGATCCAGACGGTCGGGCGGGCCGCGCGCCACCTGGCCGGCCGCGCCATCATGTACGCCGACCGGACGACCGACTCGATGCGGGAGGCGCTCGAGGAGATGCAGCGCCGCCGCACCGTCCAGGAGCGCTACAACCGGGAGCACGGCATCACTCCGCGCTCCATCGTGAAGTCGGTCGACGAGATCCGCTTCACCACGCGGGTGGCCGACGCGCGCGAGGACCCGCTGCCGCGGACGGAAGCCCTGTCGCTGGCGGGCAAGGCCGCCGCCGACTGGACCGCGCTCGACGCCGCGCAGCGCGGGGAGCTGCTGAAGCGGCTCGAGGACGAGATGCGCCGCGCCGCGGACGACCTGGACTTCGAGCTGGCCGCGCAGATCCGCGACCAGATCCTCGATCTGAAGTCCAGTTCCCAGACGGCAGGACGGCAAGGCGGAAGGGAAGGCGAATCGGCGGGCGGCGGCGGGGCGGGCGCGAGCGGCGGCAGGCGGCGGGGGCGTGGACGTCCGGCGCGTCGATGA
- the tsaE gene encoding tRNA (adenosine(37)-N6)-threonylcarbamoyltransferase complex ATPase subunit type 1 TsaE: protein MDVRRVDEAALARFGEAFARRLRPPPAVVVTVAGELGAGKTTLVRAVARALGVTEPVTSPTFALVHRYAGATAAIYHVDAYRLRRAADAADLGLDDMLAEPSVVLIEWPERLGEALPPVDHRITLAYTDDPLMRELGVA from the coding sequence GTGGACGTCCGGCGCGTCGATGAGGCGGCGCTGGCGCGGTTCGGCGAGGCCTTCGCGCGCCGGCTCCGTCCGCCGCCGGCCGTCGTCGTGACCGTCGCCGGCGAGCTGGGCGCCGGCAAGACGACCCTGGTCCGCGCCGTCGCCCGCGCCCTCGGCGTCACGGAGCCCGTCACCAGCCCCACCTTCGCGCTCGTCCACCGCTACGCCGGCGCCACCGCCGCGATCTACCACGTCGACGCGTACCGGCTCCGCCGCGCGGCGGACGCCGCGGACCTCGGCCTCGACGACATGCTCGCCGAGCCCAGCGTGGTGCTGATCGAGTGGCCGGAGCGGCTCGGCGAGGCGCTGCCTCCGGTGGACCACCGGATCACCCTCGCCTACACCGACGATCCGCTCATGCGGGAGCTGGGCGTCGCGTGA